One Mucilaginibacter ginkgonis genomic region harbors:
- a CDS encoding metal-dependent hydrolase, which yields MKAIYYGQSTVELETDGIKILFDPFITPNELAKHIDVSTITPHYILLSHGHGDHVADLVAIQKQSGAKVVCIAEIATWLGKQGIEAHGMNIGGSFNFDFGRVKMVNAIHSSSMPDGSYGGNPAGFVIYSNEGKNIYFAGDTALTYDMKLLEDENLHWSILPIGDNYTMGIDDAIKAADFVNCKNVMGVHYDSFPVIKIDKEQAHSKFIKAGLNLQLPDIGTSLEL from the coding sequence ATGAAAGCTATCTATTATGGCCAATCTACGGTTGAGTTAGAAACCGATGGCATTAAAATATTGTTCGATCCGTTTATTACCCCTAACGAATTGGCCAAACACATTGACGTGAGCACTATTACGCCACATTATATTTTGCTAAGCCACGGACACGGCGACCACGTTGCCGACCTTGTTGCCATCCAAAAGCAAAGCGGTGCGAAAGTGGTTTGTATTGCCGAAATAGCTACTTGGCTGGGCAAGCAAGGCATTGAAGCACACGGCATGAATATTGGCGGCAGCTTTAATTTCGATTTTGGGCGGGTTAAAATGGTAAATGCCATACACTCAAGCAGCATGCCCGATGGCAGCTACGGTGGCAACCCTGCAGGTTTTGTGATCTACAGCAACGAGGGCAAGAATATTTACTTTGCCGGCGACACAGCGCTAACTTATGATATGAAACTGCTGGAAGACGAAAACCTGCACTGGTCTATTCTTCCTATTGGCGATAACTACACCATGGGCATTGATGATGCGATTAAGGCCGCCGATTTTGTAAACTGCAAAAATGTTATGGGTGTGCATTACGACTCATTCCCTGTGATAAAGATCGATAAGGAACAGGCGCATTCTAAATTCATAAAAGCAGGTTTAAACCTGCAGTTGCCGGATATCGGCACGTCTCTGGAATTGTAA
- a CDS encoding glucose-1-phosphate adenylyltransferase yields the protein MISKVMSIVLGGGQGSRLSPLTATRSKPAVPIAGKYRLVDIPISNCLHSGLHRIFVLTQFNSASLNKHIKNTYHFSSFSEAFVDILAAEQTPNSATWFQGTADAVRQSLHHLAVHDFEYVLILSGDQLYQMDFEDMIAKHIEKKAEISIATIPVSAKDVPGFGILKVDHDANITAFIEKPKSDFESWAAEVSPEMQSQGRIYLASMGIYIFNKSALYDLLNSDPDRTDFGKEIIPQSIETHKTVSYQYEGYWEDIGTIPSFFDANLDLTDDIPKFNLFDKNHIYTRSRMLPPSKISGTHMEKTIIADGCIISAAKIYRSIIGIRMRIGVDTNIESCYVMGSDSYQTLIEIAEAKEKNLPIMGIGDRCIIKNAIIDKNCYIGNDVRINCGPPLADGDYGDYTSQDGIVVVKKRAVIPNGTVI from the coding sequence ATGATATCAAAAGTAATGAGCATTGTGCTGGGAGGTGGTCAGGGAAGCCGCCTTTCGCCATTGACAGCCACCCGGTCAAAGCCGGCTGTGCCAATCGCGGGTAAGTATCGCCTGGTCGATATTCCTATCTCAAACTGTTTGCACTCGGGGCTGCACCGCATATTTGTGCTCACGCAATTTAATTCGGCGTCGCTTAATAAGCACATCAAAAACACTTATCACTTCAGCAGTTTTAGCGAGGCATTTGTAGACATCCTTGCCGCGGAGCAAACACCTAACAGCGCTACCTGGTTCCAGGGAACTGCAGACGCTGTACGCCAAAGCTTACACCACCTGGCGGTACATGATTTTGAGTATGTATTGATCCTATCGGGCGACCAGTTGTACCAGATGGATTTCGAGGACATGATCGCTAAGCATATCGAAAAAAAGGCAGAGATATCTATCGCGACCATCCCGGTTAGCGCCAAGGATGTACCGGGGTTCGGTATCTTAAAGGTAGACCATGATGCCAATATTACAGCATTTATCGAAAAGCCAAAATCTGACTTCGAAAGCTGGGCGGCAGAAGTAAGTCCCGAGATGCAGTCGCAGGGCCGTATTTACCTGGCATCTATGGGTATCTACATTTTCAACAAAAGCGCCTTATATGATCTGCTGAATTCTGACCCGGACCGTACCGACTTTGGTAAGGAGATAATCCCGCAGTCTATTGAGACGCATAAAACCGTAAGCTATCAGTATGAAGGCTATTGGGAAGATATCGGTACTATCCCTTCTTTCTTTGATGCAAATCTTGACCTGACGGACGACATCCCGAAATTCAACCTGTTCGATAAAAACCATATTTACACCCGTTCGCGCATGTTGCCGCCATCCAAAATATCAGGCACGCACATGGAGAAAACTATCATCGCGGACGGCTGTATCATCAGCGCGGCGAAAATTTATCGCTCTATAATCGGTATCCGCATGCGTATCGGGGTTGATACCAACATCGAAAGCTGCTATGTGATGGGCAGTGACAGCTACCAAACGCTGATAGAAATAGCAGAAGCGAAAGAAAAAAACCTGCCGATTATGGGCATTGGCGACCGTTGTATTATCAAAAACGCCATCATAGATAAAAACTGTTACATAGGTAACGATGTACGCATCAATTGCGGCCCCCCGCTTGCCGATGGCGATTACGGTGATTACACCAGTCAGGACGGTATAGTGGTGGTTAAAAAACGCGCAGTGATCCCTAACGGAACTGTGATATAA
- a CDS encoding glycogen synthase, protein MRVYHLSAECYPIAKVGGLGDVVGALPKYQKLAGIDAAVALPYYNRNFVQEHSFDVVFRASTLMGGRRYEFEILKEKHDTLGFELYLIYVPGLLDRTEVYSYPDEREQFIIYQLCFLDWINWSQQTPDLIHCHDHHTGLVPFLLQHSALYKRLANVPTVFTIHNGQYHGAFGWERVNLLPEIDMWKGGLLEWSGGINPLASAVKCCSRYTTVSPSYLQELQVNSNGLEYLFWVERAKGQGIINGIDTEVWNPATDSMIAATYTADKPDAGKKKNKEALCKRFNLSTDKPLVSFIGRLVGEKGADMIPEALVRSIEQYAGALNFVILGTGEVDVQEALKAVSERYPENCQVFIGYNEELSHQIYAGSDFLLMPSRVEPCGLNQLYALRYGTVPMVRSTGGLKDTVIDYSQADGYGIAFANASADDMITAVGRALELYKNTAQLQLLCKRMMALDFSWNKSAAEYIQLYQYLTPNL, encoded by the coding sequence ATGAGAGTTTACCACCTTAGTGCCGAGTGCTATCCTATTGCCAAAGTGGGTGGCCTTGGAGACGTTGTCGGCGCGTTGCCGAAGTACCAAAAACTGGCCGGCATTGATGCGGCCGTTGCCTTACCATACTACAATCGCAACTTTGTACAGGAACATAGCTTTGACGTTGTTTTTCGCGCTTCAACGCTGATGGGCGGCCGCAGGTATGAATTCGAGATACTAAAGGAAAAGCATGATACACTTGGTTTTGAGCTTTATCTCATCTACGTTCCCGGGTTGTTAGACCGAACAGAGGTTTACAGTTACCCCGACGAGCGCGAGCAGTTTATCATTTACCAACTGTGCTTTTTAGACTGGATCAATTGGTCGCAGCAAACGCCCGACTTAATCCATTGCCATGACCATCATACCGGTTTAGTGCCTTTTCTTTTACAGCATTCGGCGTTGTATAAAAGGCTGGCAAATGTGCCAACGGTTTTCACGATACATAACGGGCAATACCATGGCGCATTTGGCTGGGAGAGGGTAAACCTGCTGCCCGAAATTGACATGTGGAAAGGCGGACTCCTGGAATGGAGTGGTGGCATTAATCCGCTGGCATCTGCCGTGAAATGCTGCAGCAGGTACACAACAGTATCGCCAAGTTACTTGCAAGAATTGCAGGTAAACAGCAATGGACTTGAATACCTTTTCTGGGTAGAGCGTGCAAAAGGGCAAGGAATCATCAACGGTATAGATACCGAAGTTTGGAACCCGGCGACAGATAGTATGATCGCCGCTACTTATACAGCCGACAAACCTGACGCCGGCAAGAAGAAGAATAAGGAAGCATTGTGTAAGAGGTTTAACTTATCCACAGACAAACCCTTGGTATCTTTCATCGGCAGGTTAGTTGGCGAGAAAGGCGCAGACATGATACCCGAAGCGTTAGTACGTAGTATTGAGCAATACGCGGGCGCCTTAAACTTTGTGATACTGGGCACAGGTGAGGTGGATGTCCAGGAAGCATTAAAAGCGGTGTCAGAACGTTACCCTGAAAATTGCCAGGTATTCATTGGGTATAACGAAGAACTGTCGCATCAGATCTATGCAGGCTCAGATTTTTTGCTGATGCCCTCGCGTGTAGAGCCATGCGGATTAAACCAACTATATGCGCTCCGTTATGGCACCGTGCCGATGGTACGTAGCACAGGCGGCTTAAAAGATACGGTGATAGATTACAGCCAGGCAGACGGCTATGGCATCGCCTTTGCAAACGCAAGCGCCGATGATATGATAACAGCGGTTGGCCGTGCTTTAGAACTTTATAAGAACACAGCGCAATTACAGTTGTTATGTAAAAGAATGATGGCGCTTGATTTTTCATGGAACAAATCGGCTGCAGAATACATCCAGTTATACCAATATTTAACACCGAATTTATGA
- the polA gene encoding DNA polymerase I produces the protein MKKLFLLDGMALMYRAHFALSKNPRFTSGGLNTSAVMGFTNTLLDVLKKENPTHMAVVFDTDAPTERHTDFTDYKAHRQAMPEDLSAAMPYVIKLILGFNIPVITSDGYEADDIIGTLAKKAEQKGYQVYCMTPDKDFAQLVSDNIFIYKPSRMGSDIEILGVKEVKAKWEVDDVCQVIDILGLWGDAVDNIPGIPGVGEKTAKLLIKQYGSVENIIAHSHELKGKLKENVETYAEQGLLSKKLATILLNAPVELDEAGLEICAPSKDLLEPLFAELEFRTLGRRVFGDDFSITEIKAVGVQTDLFGNAVAAGRTTLTVDVADIHTPEEPVVAGKNIENTEHTYHLADTPEARAELVNLLKQQNSFCFDTETTGTDANHCELVGLSFSIKAGEGWYVPIPHDQTEAKTIAHEFKEVLENEQIAKTGQNIKYDILMLKWYDINVKGDLFDTMMAHYVLDPDTRHGMDILSENYLGYKPVSITTLIGPKGKNQLSMRDVPIEQIKDYAAEDADITLQLRTVFEPKIKQAEAEKLIHEIEHPLIYVLADMEFEGVRIDEETLRDFSKQLETDLVGLEKTVYDKAGVRFNISSPKQLGEVLFEKLLLDPKAKKTKTGQYQTGEDVLLALANKSDIVRDILDFRQLQKLKSTYVDALPQLVNSKSKRLHTSYNQAVAATGRLSSNNPNLQNIPIRTERGREVRKAFIPRDDDHVLVSADYSQIELRLIAEISKDENMLDAFAKNLDIHTATAANVYGIPLEEVDSTLRRNAKAVNFGIIYGQSAFGLSQSLGIPRKEAGDIIQQYFEQFSGIKRYMSDTMNFARENGYVKTLMGRRRYLRDINSANQTVRSFAERNAINAPIQGSAADMIKIAMINIHKELKVQKLDSRMTMQVHDELVFDVPKHEVETVKPIIEHFMKTAIKTEVPIVVEIGVGTNWLEAH, from the coding sequence ATGAAGAAACTTTTTTTACTGGATGGCATGGCGTTGATGTACCGCGCCCATTTCGCGTTAAGCAAAAACCCGCGCTTTACATCCGGAGGGCTAAATACTTCGGCAGTGATGGGCTTTACCAATACCCTGCTTGATGTATTGAAAAAAGAGAACCCAACGCACATGGCCGTGGTTTTTGATACCGACGCGCCAACCGAACGCCATACAGATTTTACGGACTATAAAGCACACCGCCAAGCCATGCCCGAAGACCTTTCGGCAGCTATGCCTTATGTGATCAAACTGATCTTAGGTTTTAATATCCCTGTGATCACTTCTGATGGTTATGAGGCTGACGACATTATTGGTACACTGGCCAAAAAAGCCGAGCAAAAAGGCTACCAGGTATATTGTATGACGCCCGATAAAGACTTTGCCCAATTGGTGTCTGATAATATCTTTATCTATAAGCCGTCGCGTATGGGCAGCGACATTGAGATATTAGGTGTAAAAGAAGTGAAGGCCAAATGGGAAGTTGATGATGTTTGCCAGGTAATAGATATACTTGGTCTTTGGGGCGACGCGGTTGATAATATACCGGGTATCCCGGGCGTAGGTGAAAAAACAGCCAAATTACTGATCAAGCAGTACGGTTCTGTAGAAAATATTATAGCCCACAGCCACGAGCTTAAAGGCAAGTTAAAAGAGAATGTAGAAACCTATGCAGAACAAGGCCTGCTTTCAAAAAAGCTTGCTACAATTTTATTGAACGCCCCCGTTGAACTAGACGAGGCCGGCCTGGAAATCTGCGCACCAAGCAAGGATTTGCTTGAGCCATTGTTTGCTGAGTTAGAATTCCGTACGCTGGGACGCCGCGTATTTGGTGATGATTTTTCAATTACAGAAATAAAAGCAGTTGGTGTACAGACAGATCTTTTTGGCAACGCAGTAGCCGCCGGCCGTACTACTCTCACTGTTGATGTTGCAGACATACATACCCCAGAAGAACCTGTTGTTGCAGGCAAGAACATCGAAAATACAGAGCATACTTACCATTTGGCAGATACGCCCGAAGCACGGGCAGAACTTGTAAATCTTTTAAAGCAGCAAAACAGCTTTTGCTTCGATACAGAGACTACCGGTACCGACGCCAATCATTGCGAACTGGTAGGCTTGTCATTTTCTATCAAGGCAGGAGAAGGCTGGTATGTTCCTATCCCGCATGATCAAACAGAAGCTAAGACTATTGCACATGAGTTTAAAGAAGTGCTGGAAAATGAGCAGATCGCAAAGACAGGTCAAAATATCAAGTACGATATTTTAATGCTTAAATGGTACGACATTAACGTAAAAGGCGATCTTTTCGATACCATGATGGCGCATTATGTGCTTGACCCGGATACACGCCATGGCATGGATATTTTGTCTGAAAATTATCTGGGCTATAAACCAGTGTCCATTACAACACTCATTGGGCCCAAAGGTAAAAACCAGTTGAGCATGCGCGATGTGCCCATCGAACAGATCAAGGATTATGCTGCCGAAGATGCTGATATTACCTTACAGCTGAGAACCGTTTTCGAGCCGAAGATAAAACAGGCCGAGGCCGAAAAGCTAATACACGAAATAGAACATCCTCTCATTTACGTATTGGCTGATATGGAGTTTGAAGGCGTGCGTATAGATGAAGAAACGCTTCGCGATTTTTCAAAGCAGCTGGAAACAGACTTGGTGGGTTTAGAAAAAACAGTTTATGACAAGGCAGGTGTTAGGTTTAATATTTCGTCGCCAAAACAATTAGGCGAAGTACTATTTGAGAAATTACTGCTCGACCCTAAAGCCAAGAAGACAAAAACAGGCCAGTACCAAACCGGCGAGGATGTGCTGCTGGCCTTAGCAAACAAGAGCGACATCGTTCGAGACATTCTCGATTTCCGTCAGCTTCAGAAACTTAAGTCAACCTATGTCGACGCGTTACCTCAATTGGTCAACTCAAAAAGCAAGCGTTTACATACCTCTTATAACCAGGCTGTCGCCGCTACAGGCCGCTTAAGTTCAAACAATCCTAATTTGCAGAACATCCCTATCCGTACAGAGCGCGGTCGCGAAGTGCGTAAAGCATTCATTCCGCGGGATGACGACCACGTATTGGTTTCTGCCGATTATTCGCAAATAGAGCTTCGTTTGATCGCCGAGATCAGTAAGGATGAAAACATGCTCGACGCCTTTGCCAAGAACCTGGATATCCATACCGCGACCGCTGCAAATGTTTATGGCATTCCGCTGGAAGAAGTAGACAGCACGCTGCGCCGCAACGCAAAAGCCGTAAACTTTGGTATCATTTATGGGCAGTCGGCATTTGGCCTGTCGCAAAGCCTGGGCATTCCGCGTAAAGAGGCCGGCGATATCATTCAGCAATACTTCGAACAATTTTCGGGCATTAAACGCTACATGAGCGACACCATGAATTTTGCCCGCGAAAATGGCTATGTCAAAACCCTTATGGGCCGCCGCCGGTACCTGCGCGATATCAATTCGGCCAACCAAACGGTACGCAGTTTTGCCGAGCGAAATGCCATAAACGCGCCTATACAAGGTTCGGCCGCGGATATGATCAAGATAGCTATGATCAACATCCATAAAGAACTAAAAGTGCAGAAACTAGATTCCCGCATGACCATGCAGGTGCATGACGAGTTGGTTTTCGACGTTCCGAAACACGAAGTGGAAACGGTAAAGCCGATAATAGAGCATTTTATGAAAACGGCGATAAAAACCGAAGTACCAATTGTAGTGGAAATTGGTGTTGGCACCAATTGGCTCGAGGCGCATTAA
- a CDS encoding DNA-3-methyladenine glycosylase I codes for MTKSAKEPVRCAWCGTDPLYIKYHDEEWGKTTHDDKTLFEFLILEGAQAGLSWITILRRREAYRKAFANFDAKKIAKFTEGDVERLMNDEGIIRNRGKITSAITNAKLFLEIQKEFGSFDKYLYSFMPDGKPINEVPDGLKATSPQSDAISKDMKKRGFKFFGSTICYAHMQATGMVNDHIAGCNFR; via the coding sequence ATGACTAAATCTGCCAAAGAACCTGTCCGTTGCGCCTGGTGCGGTACCGACCCGCTGTACATCAAATATCACGACGAAGAGTGGGGCAAGACCACGCATGATGATAAAACACTTTTCGAATTCTTAATACTGGAAGGTGCGCAGGCAGGCTTAAGCTGGATCACTATTCTGCGCCGCCGCGAAGCCTACCGCAAAGCGTTCGCCAACTTTGATGCAAAAAAAATAGCGAAATTTACAGAAGGCGACGTTGAGCGACTTATGAATGACGAGGGCATCATCCGCAACCGCGGCAAGATCACATCCGCGATCACAAACGCTAAACTGTTCCTTGAGATTCAGAAAGAGTTTGGCTCATTTGATAAATACCTGTACAGCTTTATGCCCGATGGTAAACCCATCAATGAAGTTCCGGATGGCCTCAAGGCTACCTCTCCCCAATCTGACGCGATAAGCAAGGACATGAAAAAGCGTGGCTTTAAGTTTTTTGGCTCAACAATTTGCTACGCGCACATGCAGGCTACGGGCATGGTAAACGATCATATTGCCGGGTGTAATTTTAGGTAG
- a CDS encoding VOC family protein, protein MIKFKRADHIHICVPESRLEEARDFYRDVMGLMQITRPPELKDQGIWFALADIELHIGVEETLPLTIRHTAMEITDLEAARQLLEARGVIIQKQRPIAGRNRFSFVDPFGNRMELLEYA, encoded by the coding sequence ATGATAAAATTTAAGCGCGCCGACCATATCCATATTTGCGTGCCTGAAAGCAGGCTGGAAGAGGCACGCGATTTCTACCGGGATGTGATGGGGCTAATGCAAATTACCCGCCCGCCTGAGTTAAAAGATCAAGGTATTTGGTTTGCGCTGGCAGATATAGAATTGCACATTGGCGTAGAAGAAACTTTACCCTTAACCATACGCCACACTGCTATGGAAATAACTGATCTTGAGGCTGCCAGGCAGCTTTTAGAAGCGCGTGGCGTGATAATTCAAAAACAAAGGCCAATCGCGGGCCGCAACCGTTTTTCATTTGTCGATCCGTTTGGTAACAGAATGGAGCTGCTGGAGTATGCGTGA
- a CDS encoding MGMT family protein, which produces MAYDKFFEHIYEVTRQIPEGRVTSYGAIGKVLGAGNLSRMVGRAMGECGKAHPPVPYYRVVNSTGVLTGDPSAAHRRQELLEAEGIVIKNNKVQDFKKVFWDPAKELDY; this is translated from the coding sequence ATGGCTTACGATAAATTCTTTGAGCACATTTACGAAGTTACCCGCCAGATACCCGAAGGCAGAGTTACCTCTTATGGTGCCATTGGCAAGGTGCTCGGAGCAGGAAATTTATCGCGAATGGTGGGCCGCGCCATGGGCGAATGCGGCAAAGCGCATCCCCCGGTACCCTATTATCGTGTGGTTAACAGTACCGGCGTTCTAACCGGCGACCCTTCGGCCGCGCACCGCCGTCAGGAATTACTCGAGGCCGAGGGAATTGTGATCAAAAACAATAAGGTTCAGGATTTCAAAAAAGTGTTTTGGGACCCGGCAAAGGAGTTGGATTATTAG
- the trmB gene encoding tRNA (guanosine(46)-N7)-methyltransferase TrmB — protein MGKDKLKRFAEIKTFANVLQLDAGKPFKGNWAKDFFKNNNPVVLELACGKGEYTVNLAQLFPEKNFIGIDYKGNRIWRGAKTAVEENIPNVAFLRIQIENINEYFAQDEVDEIWITFPDPQPQISREKKRLTSPRFLNYYKQLLKPGGYINLKTDNDGLHAYTAEVIENNGLKLFAKTEDVYHSEFLNEVLSIKTYYEKKYLQHDKNINYLKFSLT, from the coding sequence GTGGGAAAAGATAAGTTAAAGCGATTTGCAGAGATTAAAACCTTTGCTAATGTATTACAGCTGGACGCCGGCAAACCCTTTAAGGGCAATTGGGCAAAAGATTTTTTCAAGAACAACAACCCTGTAGTTTTAGAACTGGCTTGCGGCAAAGGCGAATATACTGTTAACCTGGCACAGCTTTTCCCTGAAAAAAACTTCATAGGAATAGACTATAAAGGCAACCGAATTTGGCGTGGTGCCAAAACCGCTGTAGAAGAAAATATCCCTAATGTTGCTTTTTTGCGCATACAAATAGAAAACATTAACGAGTACTTTGCGCAAGATGAGGTGGATGAGATATGGATCACCTTTCCCGATCCGCAGCCGCAGATCAGCCGCGAAAAGAAACGCTTAACCTCTCCGCGCTTTCTTAATTACTACAAGCAACTGCTAAAACCCGGTGGATACATTAATCTTAAAACCGATAATGACGGCCTGCATGCTTATACCGCGGAAGTGATCGAAAACAATGGCTTGAAACTTTTCGCCAAAACCGAAGATGTGTATCACTCAGAGTTTTTAAACGAAGTGCTGTCTATCAAAACCTATTATGAAAAGAAATATTTACAGCACGATAAGAACATCAACTATTTAAAGTTCTCTTTAACTTAG
- a CDS encoding phage holin family protein, which translates to MEQEKEEKKQYPPIVDQLREYAETRIKLGKYKFIEKSTSAVAGLITQLVVVICLLLTFLFASFTLALFLGSLLHSYWQGFGIVALLYLIIALIFIAMKERIKKPLINMFVKMFFSDNE; encoded by the coding sequence ATGGAACAAGAGAAAGAAGAGAAAAAGCAATATCCGCCTATTGTTGATCAATTGCGTGAGTATGCCGAAACGCGCATAAAACTTGGCAAGTACAAGTTTATTGAAAAAAGCACATCGGCAGTGGCAGGTTTGATCACCCAGTTGGTTGTAGTAATATGCCTGTTGCTAACTTTCCTGTTTGCAAGCTTTACGCTGGCACTTTTTCTGGGAAGTTTGCTGCACTCCTATTGGCAGGGTTTTGGCATTGTGGCTTTGCTATATCTTATTATAGCCTTAATTTTTATCGCAATGAAAGAGAGGATAAAAAAGCCTTTAATAAACATGTTTGTGAAAATGTTTTTTAGCGATAACGAATAA
- a CDS encoding YtxH domain-containing protein: MKDNSKTVLALLAGLAAGAILGVLFAPDNGSDTREKLSDSLKDITDSIKDTAGRELQNLLGVKDRIVSDIKTKINGADEEYQDDLEHA, encoded by the coding sequence ATGAAGGACAATTCAAAAACCGTTTTAGCACTGCTGGCTGGTTTAGCAGCGGGCGCGATCTTAGGCGTTTTATTTGCACCGGATAATGGTTCTGATACACGCGAAAAATTATCAGATTCTTTAAAAGACATTACAGATTCAATTAAAGACACCGCCGGCCGCGAGCTGCAAAATTTGCTGGGTGTTAAAGACCGTATAGTGTCTGATATTAAAACTAAAATAAACGGCGCAGACGAAGAGTATCAAGACGATCTTGAACACGCCTAA
- a CDS encoding AI-2E family transporter, producing MSVFNYQQRNNIILVSIIVLGCLLLYALSSIFSAILGAIVLFTIFRPGYLYLTEKRNWNPAITALSFIFVSLIVIVIPFLLLSFMIIDKISALRDNPEFVNDLIARANKFAGSTFNKPHLVDNFIGKISTYASDLFPSVLSGAANILFTLLVLYFLLYFMFTQIRQFEAGLLKYAPFREQDALKFATALKSATYSSVLGQGIISVVQGVLLANGFWIVGIPDAIFWGVIGTFISFLPVVGAPTLSIPAGLYLMMTGHNFAGIGIMVYGLLFIGNVDNVLRMMINKRIANTHPIISIVGVFIGLPLFGILGLVFGPVLLSYFLLLVEIYETNRLAADRLERLKTGSDT from the coding sequence ATGTCGGTTTTTAACTACCAACAACGTAATAACATCATACTGGTCAGCATAATTGTGCTTGGCTGCCTGCTGCTTTACGCGCTTAGCTCAATATTCAGCGCCATACTGGGAGCGATAGTATTGTTCACCATTTTCAGGCCGGGCTATTTGTACCTTACAGAAAAACGCAACTGGAATCCGGCCATCACGGCGCTGTCTTTCATATTCGTATCGCTCATCGTGATCGTGATCCCTTTCCTGCTGCTGAGTTTTATGATCATTGATAAGATCTCGGCATTGCGCGACAACCCCGAATTTGTAAATGATCTTATTGCAAGGGCCAACAAGTTTGCCGGCTCTACTTTTAATAAACCCCATTTGGTAGACAATTTTATAGGCAAGATCAGCACCTATGCTTCAGATCTGTTTCCGTCTGTACTGAGTGGGGCTGCCAATATTTTGTTTACACTGCTGGTATTGTACTTCCTGCTATACTTTATGTTTACTCAGATACGCCAGTTCGAGGCAGGCTTACTCAAATACGCGCCGTTCCGTGAGCAGGACGCATTGAAATTCGCGACCGCGTTAAAAAGCGCAACCTATTCCAGCGTATTAGGTCAGGGCATCATATCGGTAGTTCAGGGCGTGTTATTAGCTAACGGGTTTTGGATTGTGGGTATCCCCGATGCTATTTTCTGGGGCGTTATCGGCACATTTATATCTTTTTTGCCTGTGGTGGGCGCGCCAACACTGTCTATCCCCGCCGGGTTATATTTAATGATGACAGGGCATAATTTCGCGGGAATTGGTATTATGGTTTACGGCCTGCTGTTTATTGGCAACGTTGATAACGTATTGCGCATGATGATCAACAAGCGCATCGCCAATACGCACCCCATTATTTCTATAGTCGGTGTATTTATCGGTTTACCATTATTCGGTATTTTGGGGCTGGTATTTGGGCCGGTACTGCTTTCTTATTTCCTGCTCCTTGTGGAAATTTATGAAACTAACCGTTTAGCGGCCGATAGGTTGGAAAGGCTGAAAACCGGATCGGACACTTAG